From a region of the Phaseolus vulgaris cultivar G19833 chromosome 6, P. vulgaris v2.0, whole genome shotgun sequence genome:
- the LOC137833018 gene encoding clathrin coat assembly protein AP180-like — translation MPSKLRKAIGAVKDQTSISLAKVTNAANLEVTILKATTHDKNPIEERYVNEILNIVSSNKVYAAACAHCIGKRIGKTRNWVVALKCLIIVLRIFQDGDPYFPREVLHAMKRGAKILNLSAFKDDSNSSPWDYTAFIRTFALYLDERLDCFLTGKLQRRFTYHNRFHQSNQSNKTSNEPGIKDMKPTMVLDKIPHWQRLLDRAIGTKPTGSARTNRLVQISLYAIVQESFDLYRDISDGLAVVLDNFFHLPFLSCAATFNACVKSYKQFDELSAFYSFCLSIGIGRSYDYPRVQKVSEELMETLQDFFKDQASLATNNNSKHLLFLPPKDLIGSSSSHDEARESCETLESLFEAGFEFRSQCTSLEDLMSATDAALSPKISLEEDINSEESDKDEKESACDDYVRANGFASAISFPIDQTSRSSLDVVSFDELPQELQQNQTNEWERQNTKAVSNNITKDCWELVLAKTVTAPVETSPKLANGIIPLVTLFDQALVPQHNYNPFLDDTGNVAPFATTSDKFIDVAPTFKAATQALYAQDPIVPTISDQSSSSIANPDLFFGDMYPNETTKGPTFRAQDSSLETNIIVPSSFNTKISDPIITTPSFHTQCSFMDNSIPTFQVHKPNVDAIMETPTVTTLQNPNLSIVPLHVEEQNFYGSTVPPTFSAKDYYNGTTLATSIDNDPFGAWPSANTNEQTINVSIDPFGAWPRANTNEQTLNVSIDPFGAWPSANTNEQTLNVSMQEDSLLRQQQLWLEQQQSIISKHFS, via the coding sequence ATGCCAAGCAAGCTTAGGAAGGCAATTGGAGCAGTGAAAGACCAAACAAGCATTAGCTTAGCCAAGGTTACCAATGCAGCAAATCTTGAAGTCACCATCTTGAAAGCCACAACCCATGATAAAAACCCCATTGAAGAGCGTTATGTGAATGAAATTTTGAACATTGTTTCCTCTAACAAAGTGTATGCAGCTGCATGTGCTCATTGTATAGGCAAACGCATTGGTAAGACCCGCAATTGGGTTGTTGCCCTCAAATGTCTGATCATTGTTCTTAGAATCTTTCAAGATGGTGATCCATATTTTCCTAGGGAAGTCTTGCATGCAATGAAAAGGGGTGCCAAAATTCTCAACCTTTCAGCTTTCAAGGATGACTCCAATTCTAGCCCTTGGGATTACACTGCATTCATTAGAACATTTGCTTTGTACCTTGATGAACGCTTGGATTGCTTCCTCACCGGAAAGCTTCAACGCCGATTCACTTATCACAACCGCTTTCACCAGAGTAACCAATCCAACAAGACATCCAATGAGCCAGGTATCAAAGACATGAAACCCACAATGGTGCTTGACAAAATTCCTCATTGGCAAAGGTTATTGGATAGAGCTATTGGCACAAAGCCTACTGGGTCAGCCAGGACCAACCGTTTGGTTCAGATTTCTCTCTATGCTATTGTACAAGAAAGTTTTGATCTTTATAGGGATATCTCTGATGGTCTTGCTGTTGTCTTGGATAACTTCTTCCACTTGCCATTTTTGTCTTGTGCTGCAACATTCAATGCTTGTGTTAAATCCTACAAGCAGTTTGATGAGTTATCAGCTTTCTATTCTTTTTGTTTAAGCATTGGGATTGGAAGGTCCTATGACTACCCCAGAGTGCAAAAGGTTTCTGAAGAGCTTATGGAAACATTGCAAGACTTCTTCAAAGACCAAGCTTCTTTGGCAACAAATAATAATTCAAAGCATCTCCTTTTTCTTCCACCCAAGGATCTTATTGGCTCAAGTTCATCTCATGATGAAGCTAGGGAAAGCTGTGAAACACTTGAAAGTTTGTTTGAAGCAGGATTCGAATTTAGGTCACAATGTACATCGTTGGAAGATCTCATGAGTGCTACCGATGCTGCCCTTAGTCCTAAGATATCACTCGAGGAAGACATAAATTCAGAGGAATCAGACAAAGATGAGAAAGAATCGGCATGTGATGATTATGTTAGAGCAAATGGTTTTGCTTCTGCGATATCATTTCCAATTGATCAAACGTCAAGGTCGAGTTTGGATGTTGTAAGTTTTGATGAATTGCCGCAGGAACTGCAACAAAATCAAACAAATGAGTGGGAGCGACAAAATACAAAAGCAGTTTCCAATAATATCACCAAAGATTGTTGGGAGTTAGTCTTGGCAAAGACAGTAACTGCACCTGTTGAGACATCACCCAAATTGGCAAATGGGATCATCCCATTGGTGACCTTATTTGATCAAGCTTTAGTTCCTCAACACAACTACAATCCATTCCTGGATGACACAGGAAATGTTGCTCCATTTGCAACCACTAGTGATAAATTTATTGATGTGGCACCAACATTTAAGGCCGCAACACAGGCTCTTTATGCTCAGGATCCTATTGTACCAACCATCTCAGATCAAAGTTCCAGTTCCATAGCAAATCCGGATCTATTTTTTGGGGACATGTATCCAAATGAGACAACAAAGGGTCCAACTTTCAGAGCTCAAGATTCTTCTTTAGAGACCAACATAATAGTGCCATCAAGTTTTAATACTAAAATATCAGATCCCATTATTACTACACCAAGTTTCCACACTCAATGTTCCTTTATGGACAATTCAATTCCAACATTTCAAGTGCACAAGCCAAACGTTGATGCCATAATGGAAACACCAACTGTTACTACTCTTCAGAATCCTAACCTGAGTATTGTTCCCTTACACGTTGAAGAGCAGAACTTTTATGGTTCAACAGTGCCACCGACATTTAGTGCAAAGGATTATTACAATGGGACAACATTGGCAACATCAATAGACAATGATCCTTTTGGAGCATGGCCTAGTGCAAATACCAATGAACAAACTATAAATGTGTCTATTGATCCTTTTGGAGCATGGCCTAGAGCAAATACCAATGAACAAACTTTAAATGTGTCTATTGATCCTTTTGGAGCATGGCCTAGTGCAAATACCAATGAACAAACTTTAAATGTGTCAATGCAAGAGGATAGTTTGTTGCGGCAGCAACAACTATGGTTGGAGCAACAACAGAGTATCATATCAAAGCATTTTAGTTGA